From the genome of Devriesea agamarum, one region includes:
- the murJ gene encoding murein biosynthesis integral membrane protein MurJ, producing MAAGSIVSRALGFVKNFLMGMVFGGTNTIAANAFSAANLLPNSVWILVGGGVLNAILVPAVVRAMTHRDGGTDYLSRLVTLIVILSLAVTAICTLAVPWLLTVGSGQLSSQGYVMAMSVGYWLMPQIIFSALYVLCGQILNAHNSFGPYSWAPVLNNVVGIIGALVFLVLFGTWTGGHGPWTLGMILTLTFINLGGSAAQVALLVVYVRGLGLRLRPRWGFRGMGLMKLGKIGIWSLLMIVLGQLAVFASRWSTENAGQMSAHLQAKHDPASNLFPAISALDSAYLAFMLPQGIIAVTLVTAIFPSLSRAAAAQDHTAVQRQYASVSRILLVPMMLCTVLFTVLAAPVMWVIVGGSTPAASRATGWVLIGYILGLVPFSASYLMKRAFYAYEDARSPFLMQIPTTAVSLVAVIPILEYVDPGWAAFAAALTTSIGSLLGWILGAFILSRHLRRRGARGSTLRETVEVYAKLIAAAIVSGIAGYAVLKLLDSFLWSSRITAIIVGVIVGVVVTVVFCGIALALRVRELGMAVDMIRRRGRGGPGAPDASSSYTGGSGAHGVSDADSVPSGAALLNDVDSLGRPIGTGLMRSPGAHRRRGGVRARTGRRQSGTRQAGRRLSTTKGSSRTNRRR from the coding sequence ATGGCCGCCGGATCCATCGTCTCCCGCGCACTCGGGTTCGTAAAGAACTTCCTCATGGGCATGGTTTTTGGCGGCACCAATACGATCGCCGCCAACGCCTTCAGCGCCGCGAATTTGTTGCCGAACTCCGTGTGGATTCTGGTCGGCGGCGGCGTGCTCAACGCCATTTTGGTTCCTGCGGTCGTGCGCGCGATGACCCATCGCGATGGTGGAACCGACTATTTGTCTCGGCTGGTCACCCTGATTGTGATCCTCTCGCTCGCCGTCACCGCGATCTGCACGCTGGCCGTGCCGTGGCTGCTGACGGTCGGGAGCGGCCAGCTCAGCTCTCAGGGCTACGTGATGGCGATGTCCGTCGGGTACTGGCTGATGCCGCAGATCATCTTTTCCGCCCTCTACGTGCTGTGCGGCCAGATCCTCAACGCGCACAACAGCTTCGGCCCTTACAGTTGGGCACCGGTGCTCAACAATGTGGTCGGCATTATCGGCGCTCTGGTGTTCCTCGTCCTGTTCGGGACCTGGACGGGTGGTCACGGTCCGTGGACACTCGGGATGATCCTGACCCTAACCTTTATCAACCTGGGTGGTTCGGCTGCTCAGGTGGCGCTGCTGGTGGTATATGTCCGCGGTCTCGGTTTACGGCTGCGCCCGCGTTGGGGTTTCCGCGGAATGGGCCTCATGAAGCTCGGCAAAATCGGTATCTGGTCTTTGCTGATGATCGTGCTGGGTCAGTTAGCCGTATTTGCATCCCGCTGGTCCACGGAAAATGCGGGCCAGATGAGCGCCCATTTACAGGCCAAGCATGACCCCGCATCAAACCTGTTCCCGGCAATTAGTGCCCTCGACAGCGCCTATCTCGCCTTCATGCTGCCGCAGGGCATTATCGCGGTAACCCTGGTCACGGCCATATTCCCGTCCCTGTCTCGGGCAGCCGCAGCCCAAGACCACACCGCTGTTCAGCGTCAGTATGCGTCGGTGAGCCGGATCCTACTGGTGCCAATGATGCTGTGCACCGTGCTGTTCACAGTGCTTGCGGCACCCGTGATGTGGGTCATCGTGGGCGGATCCACCCCAGCCGCATCCCGCGCAACCGGTTGGGTGTTGATCGGGTACATCCTGGGGTTGGTTCCCTTTTCTGCGTCGTACCTGATGAAGCGCGCTTTTTACGCGTATGAGGATGCCCGGTCCCCGTTCCTCATGCAGATCCCGACCACCGCGGTGTCCTTGGTCGCGGTCATCCCCATTTTGGAATATGTGGACCCGGGGTGGGCTGCCTTCGCCGCCGCGCTGACCACATCCATTGGGAGCCTTCTGGGCTGGATTCTGGGTGCATTCATTTTGTCGCGCCATCTGCGCCGACGTGGGGCCCGCGGTTCAACACTGCGTGAAACCGTCGAGGTGTATGCGAAGCTGATCGCTGCCGCTATCGTGTCGGGAATTGCAGGCTATGCGGTGCTGAAGCTGCTGGATTCATTTCTTTGGTCCTCCCGGATTACCGCCATCATCGTCGGGGTCATCGTCGGCGTGGTGGTCACCGTGGTGTTCTGCGGTATCGCCTTGGCGCTGCGGGTGCGCGAACTGGGCATGGCGGTCGACATGATTCGCCGTCGGGGCCGAGGCGGACCTGGTGCGCCAGACGCCTCGTCGTCATACACGGGCGGAAGCGGAGCTCACGGGGTCTCGGATGCTGATTCTGTTCCGTCGGGGGCAGCATTGCTGAACGATGTGGATTCACTTGGGCGTCCCATTGGAACCGGTCTTATGCGCTCTCCGGGAGCACACCGTCGCCGCGGCGGGGTGCGGGCCCGGACTGGGCGTCGCCAATCAGGCACCCGCCAGGCGGGCCGCAGGCTGAGCACTACTAAAGGATCATCCCGCACCAACCGACGACGATGA